TTGCGTGATTTACAATTACCACATGCGGAGTCCTCACTGCAAGGTTAGAGTTCTTGATATTCACTCTCCCAACTTAAGGGGGAGTACTAGAAATATTTACCAACTGCAACCCGAATTTAGATAGCATGTACACTCTGTACTTGATTttgctttttggttttttttcttcattctaTATAGCTGAATTGTAGGAAGCTCTATGTATAACTTCGAACAATCAATATCAATGACGGGAAATATATTCCATATATGCCTAAGTTTACAGATATGTCACTGAAGTAGTACGTTGCTCATCATGATAgcacatatatgtatgtatatgcttGCTTTtatcttgattgtatctttggATTTTGAAAGAAGAAGATGCTCGGCCGTAGATATTTGCAGCTGTATGAGTTGCAAAATTACAATTTACAGAATGACAAGAGCTGCTGTAATGAATGAGTATTACAGCTATGGTGAATGTAACCCTCCAAAAATGATCCTTCAGACGGTAAGTTTATAATGATGACCCGAGTCTTGATGCTTAAAGCGAACTTTCATGCGATCTCTCTAATATGAAGATGTTGCCCTTATCATCCCTCCCTATTCTCAGGGTATCATCAACATATCTGAAGAAATTGAATTAAAGAAACAATATAGTCTCTACCGTTCGAAAATCAGAAAATCTCAAGCGTGCACAGAGGAGATCACTCCTACGTCAAAGTAGTAACTATTAGGATACGTGATCTCAAGCCATCCTTCTGGGTTGAAGATCCCAAGCAGAATATCATAATTTTTCCGGAACACGCTCATTAACTATAAGCATCAAAACGAGCAGACATGAATTAGAAACCCAAAAATGCTGATACAAAATAATCTGATATGCATGCTACAAAACAATGTAAGATACCTGACTCGGAGTGATCATGGAGTTGTCATAGTTGATGTCAACTCGCTGTAAGATTTCAAATCAGAAAAGCTTTGAGAACAGGATTTGTATGTTGTAATCAAAATTAGAAAGTTGCAGTCAGATTAAATAAATGAATACAAGTTAAGGTGAGCAAAATTAACTGAATTGGATGCTTTCTTGAAGGAGGCCTCAATTGTCAGCCGTCCATTAAACAGATTCAATCCTCTCACGTCGAACTTGATCACATTAACTGCTTTACCCTCCGTTTCGGCATATCAGCAAACGCGCAATTGCAGAATACAAACCAAATCAGCATACACTTTTGTTCGTGTTGAACCCAAAATAGTATTTGTGTTGTACACAAGTTTATACTCTATGTGGCGTGTACCTTGGCAATGTTAATATTCTGGAAGAAATCACCCAAGGAGATGAAGTCCCGCAATCCCAGCTTTGTTCGTTTCGAACCTAAAATGGTAATTGTGCTGTACACAAGTTTCCAGCATCCACCCACCTtccaattaaacaaacaaatcaaaactaAATCAATAGATTTACATATGAACACACAACCTTTAACTAGTCAGTAATTTAATGCACAACCAAAATACCATGTTTTGTTTGGTACCTTTTGTAGATTAAGAAGAGGATCTGGAGTAGGATTCCGAGACTCGAGCTGGTTGACGAGAGCTTCAATCTGAGATTTCTTCGCAGACGGGACTCCGAAAATGCCTCTGTTGATTCCTTTGATTGCTTCCAGAAGCTGGGTCTTAATAACCTCATCATCCCCAACGTCCAAGCTGGAGCTGGAGCTGGAGCTGGAACTGGAACTTTCTTCTGCTACTGATCTCACTGTGCAAGTGTGTCGCCATAACCCAACAAATCTCGTGCTTTGATGTGCGGTCGAGACCAAACAGCGAGCAGGTGCCGCCATGTTTTTGGGTCTCAGTCTAGGCACTGTCGGAAATGGAATTGCATGGACAAGCACGGTGGCCATGAATCTTCCAATGACTCGACGGCACGAGAGATGTTCACTGCTTGCTAGTAATCCCCAAGCTCACGGTCCATGCCAGTGACAGGGATGGGGGAAAGCTTGGCTCCTCTTAAGTCTGCTGCTGCTGTGTGCTGAGAGCTTTTAGGCTGTCCttgtttgcttgtttgttttttttatagtagCATGTGTTTGTGGATACTTTACTTTTTTCTAATACTAAGTGTTTGACATAAATGTTGATTGGTGAGAGGATAGCTTTGCATACATCATATGATATATGTGGTTCAGAACTTGAGAGATCCCaattggctttttttttcttttttttttttctgaaaaatttaaaaaataaaaataaaaagaagagaggaagtcctattttttattttatttttttggacaaaatacATTTTACAATCTCAATTTTAAATCACATACAAACGCATATCTCATCTTTAGAACATTGCAATGCAAAATTATGAATTCGTTGCCCTGTCAGACCTACGTTAGTCAATCCATCAAATTGGTCATTAAGTTATGACGTGGTAAATGGAGGATCCATATTTTTGCTGACATGGCTATCAATTTTGCTGTGTAGGCAAAaactaaattataaattaattaatttaaaaaggaaataattttttgtggcaaaagattaaataaaaaagagtggGCCCCTCCCTCTTCAATTCACCAAATCCACCTTCTTCCTTAACCTACCCAACGTTCTCGTagaagagagatttttcaatatgatcgGGCACATGAGATGGTATATCGTGTGTTAGTATACAAATGGtaagatatatgtgttaaaaaccataaatttgatcaaatttagCACACAATTCACAAACCTAATTCGAACAGACGCATTTGTTAAAGAGAGAAAGTTGAGAGAGAGGGGAGGgcttagggatgggcaacggttatgacggccgggtaaccgcggttatttacccataaccgtttaccgtTGGGTATTTACATAAACAGGTATacctatacccataaccgtttataaatggttaatcatacccataaccgcatacccagttacccataaccgcataaccgtttactttttttttttacccgtctatttttttaacaacttgaaaattaaaaagaaatttgtcataattttttttttctaacattTAACATGTGAATATATGCGATGTCTCCCAATTATTTGACGATCAATCTATTACAAGAATCATGCATGGTTGTAGGTTAATTAATattcttgtatatatatatatgtgtgtgtgtgtgtgtgtgtgaaagtaTGCATTAGTCTACTAAGAAGCtaatttgataaatattttcatttttatttagaaACATATGTTCATTGATCCAAGCCATTTAATCGATTTCTAATTTTGGGGTCAAATATTTATTGAAAACTCGAggtcaattaaatatatataggtatgCATCATCTGATAATAACATATTTCTAAATGCTCAAGGTAATCATTATCTTGAATTGGTCAAAGTTctaaaagactcaaaaacaaaactgctatatatatatatatatatatatatatatatatatatatatattatggccCTTTATAACCAAATATATCTTGGGATACTAAACCtagtgatgcgaaaattatcttaacacacaaattaaaccctcttgttgtcaattgtagtaaagaatgtaagtagggatcgttctaggccggggattaggagggattgctaaaacacttgaaactgacttaaaaacgtaaaattaagtttaaaacaccaaactagactcaaaagatgcaatacaaactaaaaagactcaaaactagttaaaaagactcaaaactgcttaAAACGATGacttagactctaaactgactctagggatggttttggacgaaattaggttctaacttgactcaagacacttaaaaacacaaatcaaaacagattttgactaataaaacactttaaagtaaagggggaattaattttgacgaatttgaaaacaaaacaaacagattgtaaactaaaacagattttggacgaatttgggtaaactacggatgatgggctagctagagggttcttctccacacatgacatacttgcatataaaccaattttcagttgttctttcaatcaatcatgaaactcaacaccccagattaattaagtccgcttaaattaaccttcaagttctccttaagttattgaattggatgggaaagcgcatacaacaattcaagcattcttcaaaagtcctttacgtgaacaacacaataaaCATACAaccaaagatcattaagcattatgaaaactataagtattgacgaggcattcgttactatgatgagtatgaaactcctgccaagaattcatttaacgcgatcatttataagcgacctccactacttgtgaatataagtttgtaactattaggtgaaactcccttatactctagcatcgtattcatgcatgcaaactaagtgtgcactcttaataaacatacacgaataagttatcaatcaagcagttaaacaaattgaattcacaacttatgaaatcacaactgaaggtaatcaaatcatattgcaagcatgaacatggtttcgaattccccctagctaagggggtttagttcctcatactcacaaagcaaagataaacaaatttagacattgaaaacaaaagaatgaaaacacctaaaaacgctccaacaatccaacttgaatggcaagcacgtccaagggtcctccttcttctctttgttgcggcacaaggtgtggtttgatggatgagtggtaaattatggtggtggatggatataggtgagttatggtgaagggtggatgggtggattgtgttctcctcTGGTTTTCCTCTctcttgttatggtgaagggtggatgtatttataggctagggagaggaccaccatccaattaaggtggtagtgatgagtgttgtggtaatgagtggatgtaatgggtgtggtggatggatgtttggtaatgagtggatgtaatgggtgtagtgggtgaatgtttggtaatgagtgggatgtaatgggtgtagtgggtgaatgtttggtaatgagtggatgtaatagggctagtgggtgagtgtttggtaatgagtggatgtaatgggtgtagtggatggatgtttggtaatgagtggatgtaatgggtttagtggatgagtgtttgtagttgtaggtcaacacacttgcacacacacatgctaatttctagccttctaatcttcaaaaacatccatcctcatgtctccatgcttgcactatccaatcttggcccaaaaatgctccaaagtgctccaaatagcactttgttgccaactttgttatttaaacctacaaacacacgaaaatagcttaaagtactaaaataactagaattaaactaagtaaatgccaagaaacaagctcactaagttgcataaatatgctcatatcaccTAGTTAGAAACTTTTTTgggtacccgtttataaccgtgggtaatacccataacagtccatttaaatttcacgggtaaacagttatacccataaccataaccgtcaaatttaaatgggtggataaccgtggttacccataaccaatgggtatttgcccatccctaggaGGGCTTACTTCCATTTTGGCTGGTGCTGAAATTGGCCCAGTTGCTGAGCTCAATTTGCAAGCTACTGTGGCACATGAAGTTCTCGAATCAGACTCTCTGAAAGATGCCCAACCCAAAAAGTTGGCGAGGCTGGATATACGGTCGCTCATGACTGGTTGGGTCATAGTACAATGACGTTCTTGCAAAGAGTAGAGACAAAACCCACACAAATGGAAAAATGAGGATTTGAGGAGGGGGATGAGGGCGAAGGGGATGGTGGGGAAGAGAAGGCCCTTCTGAATGTAGTGGTAGGAGAGCATGGGGAGGTCAGAGACAGAAAATGGGAAGTCGCTGAGGGCAAAGGACAGGTCGAGAATGATGGTGGATTTGGTGAATTGAAGGAGGTGGATTTCATCAAATGCCTACGGTGGATTTTTTTGCTAAATTGTCGTGCCAACCGAATTACCAATTGTGCCATACTGATTTTGTGTCAAATTTTTTGTATCGATCGGTAATGgtgtacggtattgtaccgtaccaaAATTTCAAGGTACGATATTGATAATTGATACTATTACCATAGTATCACCATACCGTATCGAaaatataatacaataaataatttataaattatataacacatttataatatttcaataatttgaaaataaacccctacttatattagcattgttgttggtgactttgatctcttgAGTTAGTAgaaataaaacacaaaagagttcccaattctttcacaaatatcCAAGGATATCTTTGCAATCCCCTCTTCCACCATTgatagtgaaaatgcatttagcttAGGGatgagggttgtggacccttttagggcatccttgactcctaaaatgATAGAGGTACTAGTGTGTACTAGTGATTGACTTAGGGTggatgaagtaaacttctacaagaAACCAAgggaagatatgcttcaattttgcaaggaaatggaagaagtGAAAAGAAGtaagatatgctttaatttttttagtaaatttgttattaaatggttttcaacttaaATTCTTCTTACTacaaatatgttttctttgtttgtaatgtaggcttgaTACAAGCTCAATCTTCTACATGTTCAATGCCTCCaccaaaagcttcgacatctcaaacttgaagaattgatcaatgaattttactttttgaagtttagttccaattttcatttggtttgaaactttaacttctatttggattgttaacttctatttgttttggttcgtaacttctatttggattgtaagcttaatttttatcatgaatcttgatgcatcatttgaattattgtgtgtgcgaattgtgaatgatgaataatagatgaatttagattacaatgtatgagataaaaggtacaaaaaaaaaaaagttttgcccttgaattaggttaaaaaaaaacaaaaacagattttaTCCCAAAACAAAGTGGCAATTAACATTGCTATACCATACCAACCGAACTATTTGACAATACCGAACTTTGGTATACTGAAAGTTCggtacggtaatggtaatagattttgccaaaccgaaagtttggtacggtaattggtacgagGGCTTTAGTATGGTAACTGTACTGAACTCACCCCTATACATGCCTTGTAAATAAGTAAATGCGCCTAGCATGTGTGTCGCATTGATTGAGCTTAGCAGCATACATGCATTGATATGTGTTGTATTGGTTAGCTTTGCATGAATCTGTACTGACATATATGGTGTGTTTGTTGAGAGTTAAATTCCACATTAGAGAATGAATGGACCTAgtaattgttggaaatgtgccctaaagccaatcatgtgatgatactttacggacatttcacatgttaaactaatctagttttacatataaagggcaaagattattgtttgagccgtctcatataaatgttatatgcttaaacgataaagtccaaggaatttgtgattgagagaatgtaatctaatgaagttagattcttgagaccattctttcgtagacacatcctaaacgttcctgatcataggattgccaattgggcattgacagtccgtcaagatcggtacgtactatgtcttctctcagggagagtgattagtctcgaatcattggtgtgtgtgacatcaagacaagtacggtaggtgctcaatagagaatgagttcactgaacgcgatcaacgaagagttctcatattccatgtcacataagaactcatggttgggataatgcaaagtagtcctttgacctgaggcatcatagttgtcttgtggttaagaccttgatctttgattatgtcaaagtcatcccaccaggagggtgtccacggcatcgttggggtcaagccgcttagctatggagacaagtgaatgcgcaacaagggatctctaaccttcaaaccgtttgagggagaatactctctgatatgatttgaatctctggccagagtatgaatgagattagggaatgcgttccgaatcacattcaaggtaatcatataagcacaagacacacattggatagtagacatgagaaaataaactatcaaaccaaacaatgtggtcaagagtattagattagagaaggaccgtattgcatttgtaatcccgaactgaataggttctctaacctcttctgattggcttgggtaaccatgatatgctgctaggtgtcactcatggtttgtggaagccctaaacgtgtataatcactaaagggagaattgaaaatagtttcaattcacaatcgatgtaaaatggttttaatcgcccactacctcgctaaaaggaacctaatggatcgcacaccgtgaaatgtggagattggagattaaacggaaatgagtaagaatgattaaatggtttaatcatttatttatggcaaggatgaattaatatgttaattaatcaaacgaataagttcgttaaagacttcgggatagttttggaccttaaggcccaatgggcttcgaacgtcaagcccattaacttaagttgtatgacaatttaatgaatgaagattcattaaagcccaaaagcccaaaatcccctaaatggccagccatgatgaaatgaattagggttttggttgtttaggtcacttaaagaagtgactatataaataattttatagccaaatattcattaagtgaaataagggtttatttttggggaaaatgggtgagaattgtctctccattttctctctaaagaggacaacaccttggagggtacatctagcaatcctactactccaaggtcactcatttcttctacaatcgaaccttggtgtcgagaattagagattctcaattttgggaacttggagaacctattcttccatccaaatccatggatctaagaagcaaggaatgaaggcccttatctctttgggtgattagcctttgcttatgcaaagaggaatctacaaaggtattaatttcaactcactttgtttttgagttgattattggttcaccaatctactaggctttgaatttcatggtcatgttttgtttttgagtacatacaagcatgattccgccttttaattgttaattgcatgctatatgatgttgctcaaatgaacatgttttacaaaataattccttcaagtggtatcagagcctaggtctagtagttggtgaatccttttgtgttttgtagttcataagtttgtgatttaaaagttgtaattgttacaagctttattcttgcttctttgaaagtaaattttgttggaaaatttgctatctcaaatgttgtagatgttgttcatatgagcatgaatattggagctaaaatttggtgccatgcttttgggaaaattcggccaaatccaaagggtggatttttgggttcttgtttgacttgttaaaagtgttttaatgtgttctttggaacccctaagtaccctagtttggttagatgttatttcccttaagtaagaatggttttggaatgtttttgggtggaaaaagttcatggaaaaatttgggtttttcatggatgttcttcattgttcttgatgttcttgccaagaacaaaaaggtttggtgtattgattcaaagttttgaattatttcataaagtatatgtgatatgtttttaaatgatttattatgtatttaaagtgttagatatttgtataaatgatgattgaaataattgtgattgaattatttcataaacttatcttacatacacttgcatgtttttgacaaaactcactaatcaacacacacaccaaccttatccctccccaaaaccagccactccctcaaagggagtacttttggggcttttatgcaattacataaagttttgatacttttgtgtatttgcactttggcccaaaagtttacgtttttacgttaaggtccaaaaacgctaaagaacaaattgttttgttcctttaatgaagtttttgcattattaaaagtttgggttctagttgtatttacatgaagttgtgacttttgtgtattatacaaagtgaccccaaaagtttttgttattgcaatatggcccaaaagttgaggttattgcatgatggcccaaataggatgagaacaaaattgttttgtctctttaaatgagaattggattttcattttgtttagctccatttaaatcaatcttatggatacaaaaaccaaatgaaaatgttgcattcaattaattagttaaagtgttaattaattaaagggtgattatgaacctaagcctaatataattgagctatgtgaaaggcgtttcaaatttgtttgaaccatgggaatgtgtagattaaattttggttgtaatttgatttgatcaaatgttgtaaaagggcttaagctcttctttactttaaagtaatttgttatatgcaaatgttgtaatgagcataagctcacctttactttgaagtacttctttcttgctttatacgatatgcatgaaaatgaagtagttgggtccaacgcccctaagacaacacgccttaatgtgattaaacgcgtaactaaaatcaatcaccattcctagaccgagattcaacacaaggctcgtgttgaatctaaacaaaggttcataatcatccttaggccctaaggcaactatatagtccatcaaatgaatgcaaagtttatgttagtagtatcatatactcttgctttaaaaatcgttttaaaagcatagtgggagtattatgtacaactaaaacaatgagatggaccaatagttgtaataggaccaaaattgttttaatagagattaaaatgtatgttgatatgtgatgagacctaaaaccctcaaccaaaccaatattaagttgataagcgagagatgtttagaatatctcttcgtggccttccaccgtggtgggatccaatcgtttatgacttgtacaccggcttcaccctatcatgggggagtacacagtgcatgcttatactcaggaggaatccataaacatatgatgaggtgagtgtaggcaacgaggatagctatatatcgtatcatcgtgaggctattcttgaaccccttcacgcactaagcatggtgggaagaacttaactaagtgcaatggaaccaatatcatatcattgtgaggttacattctctagaggccaaataagatgggtacttgcattagttgcaaatgagtaagcgtactctctcattattattgttgctagccatacatcgtatcatcgtgaggtgggcttggtaatagtgagcctcccataacctactaagagtttcatccaaaactctcgaattcctatgagggatatggaatttgccaaaaatagtaggtgatgctatttgatttaaagacccgaatcaaatggcttaaaatcaatcaatttatattcgttatgtatttgtttaccaatatatttgcaaacgctatccaacacttgacaaaaccgaacgtttagtttacggacttggtactacaaaaccatagattgtctttaatggcttgtaaaagtaccaaagtagtctcatcctcacaatcttcctattgataatgtatcattagaagaatatgttagaaaaggtctatcataaagaggacaacacttttaatgtcataattcttcaattacaatttgttgtatgaagaaataggagttgctttgaacaactcttagtcaatgcaaacactagtgcttatttctttgttaaatgaacaaagaacttgagaagaaagcacaaaggcatgaacactttatgtgccatgtttcttcacttacaaattgttgtatgaagaaatgagagttgccttgtacaactcttgaaggtttgtaattatgtttagaacataatggttggttgacaaaaatagtccattaacatggacttatgatgattttgaatcattgaatgttgaagtgataaaccacttaacgagacggaaactaggcaaggacttcacctttgtttccctatcctaatcgttcactaagtttattgtaaactatgtagtgaaaaataaccacatgctctccaaaatgtttgatgtgtataacacaattgaaaaaggtttcaagagagatagtgggagtttagggaccatgactaatgtagtcaaaggtgaaagtcaaataaagaagataaataactccaagggaacaaactttctttatgaaaggatggacattggaatgggtatttgcaagaaatgtcttgcaagtgtcaagaatacacctttcgaaggtgttgtaaattgttcttgaaaagttcaaaacagttggttcttctacttgaatgcttgatttcgTATTagcaactatgttttacaatcgttgtaaaagtgtggctaataagaagtagaagataaatgagagaagagaaagtacttcacattcgaaacgtgaatcaaatgtagatctctgcgaaagcagatggtacttacttcctcatataaactaccaaagaaattggaaaaacatagattgtctttatattccaattttaaggaactaaattccgtcactatgtgaaatggataaatgttttgtttgacaaaacaatgttctttattaatcaatgattggattatggtaatctaattaattatctctatagtagagataatatggtagtgttaactgtttagaaaataatgatgcttaaaacccaaaaggttgcaaggtagtgactaatctcaactaaagttgtgatacctctaaaacataaattacgagttggtcatagatggacgctttggatcgttaggtccggatccaataccttcttgttaaaattgtacagaggcaaaatgtttgaatctttattcttttggaaagaagaaagaatcacaaagttgttgaggttaattcacttaaatgttagtggcacttgtccacaaacataaatactactcatgttgaataacattcaccgaagatcactctcggttggactatagtttattttgaataaacacaagtccgaatactttgcaaaatgtttcaaagaattcaagtaatgtaagttgatgattaagacatctaaagtatttacctccttagatttgatccaaggaaagataacactttagataagtttccttgaaagatatcaaggaaaatagcatcataagataatatatttctccattaggagaagaacgaacttgaataagatttagttcgttagatgttatctaatacccatatataggatatatacttctaaaaacaatatgattgtcaatgagaagatcttccaatattttcatgactccataagatgtagttggaaaagaaagacaaatcttaagcatgttaaagatttggggttgtgtgctaacaagcaatatttgtttgataataatcttgtaggatatccttaaaataacttttggatatcgcttctata
Above is a window of Malus sylvestris chromosome 15, drMalSylv7.2, whole genome shotgun sequence DNA encoding:
- the LOC126605489 gene encoding fibrillin-5, chloroplastic-like, translated to MATVLVHAIPFPTVPRLRPKNMAAPARCLVSTAHQSTRFVGLWRHTCTVRSVAEESSSSSSSSSSSLDVGDDEVIKTQLLEAIKGINRGIFGVPSAKKSQIEALVNQLESRNPTPDPLLNLQKVGGCWKLVYSTITILGSKRTKLGLRDFISLGDFFQNINIAKGKAVNVIKFDVRGLNLFNGRLTIEASFKKASNSRVDINYDNSMITPSQLMSVFRKNYDILLGIFNPEGWLEITYVDDTLRIGRDDKGNIFILERSHESSL